TTGATAAACCTTCAGGTCTGGCCCGAGGCTCTATAAAGAAGTGTTTTCCTTTTGGGAAAAGAAAATCTTCGAGATCGTTCCTGGTTGGCGAGAGAAACTGGCCGGGTGCGGGCTCGAGCGCTTCGAGGCCTTCTGGGGAGAAGTGGGGCGACCTTTTAAGGTCAAGCCGGATCGGGAGATCAGACTCCTCGAGGTCAGAGGGCAGTCCCTTTTTCTCAAACGTTATTTCCGCTTCGGGGCTCTGGAGTTTGTGTGCGGGGCGGAGCGGGAATGGTGGGCGGTAAAAGAGCTTTCTCGCCGCGGCTTTAGTGTGCCCGAGCCCGTGGCCTTCGGGCTGGAAAGAGGCCTGCGTCCCCGGCGGGCCTTTAGCCTCCTTTCGGCTGCCCCGGGCCGGCGCCTGGAGGATCTCTTCCGGGAGGAACCGGAGGTCGCCCTGCGTTTGGCCTGGCCTCTGGCGGCCTTTGCGGCCCGCTTTCACGCCCTGGGTTTTTCCCATCAGGATTTTTACCTCTGTCACCTGTTTTTCGACGGCCGGCGGTTTTTTCTCATCGATCTTCAGCGCCTGCGGCAGAGTGAGGGTCTGCGTTTCCGCTGGATCATTAAAGATCTGGCGGAACTCTTCTATTCGGCAAGAGAGGTCCTGGGAGAGTCCTCCGCGGAATTTGAAAAGAGGTTCCTTTCGGAGTACGGACGGTTCCACCCCTGGCTGGAATCCCCCAAGATGCTTAAAAGATTAGAAGGGAAAATCCGAAAGATTGCGGCCCACGATGCCAAACTTAAAGCGCGCCAAAAAATACGCCTCCGGGCGGTGTGAATTCTGCGGAGAAGAACGGCCTCTGGTGTGGCGCTGCCGCCGCTGCGGTTTTACCGTCTGTCAGGTCTGTCTCTCCCGGGACCAGAAATATTTTTCCTGTAACGCCATCACCTGGGTCTGTCCCAATTGCCTCAATTGGGAGACCCTTTGAAGACCTCTACCACTACCCCCTTTTGTCTTCCGGGAAGTCGATAGGGGTGGGTCTGGAGGTGGACTCCGGGGAAGGCCTTCTTAAAGGTCTGGAGTTCGCGGTCGAGTTTGCCTGCGGCCTTGAGGGCCAGGAGGCGCCCTTGAGGGAGGAGAAGGGGTTCGGCCAGAGACCAGAGTTGGATCAGTTCGCTTACGGCCCGGGCGGTGACCGCCTCGAAATGGGCCCGGGGGACCTCGGGATCTTCGGCCCGGGCCCGAAGGATTTTCACTGCCGAAAGACCGAGGCGGGCCGCGGCATATTCTAGAAAGGAGACCGCCCGGCGCCGGGGCTCCACCAGCCAGACCTCCAGATCCGGACGGACTATCTTCAATACCAGACCCGGAAGCCCGGCCCCACTTCCCAGGTCCGCGATTTTTCCGGTGGGGGGAAGGTGGGGCACCAAGACCAGACTGTCTAGGAGGTGCTTGGCCAGTATTTCCCCGCGCGTGGCCGTCCCGAGAAGGCCCAAGGGATGGGCCATCTCTTGCAGGAGATCCGCATAAAGAAGGAGTTTTTCCAGGACCGGGGGCCCCAAACCGGGGACCAAGCGGCGGGCTTCCCGCCAGAAGGCCTCTTCGGTCACGCCTCTCTTAGCCAGGCTGCGGCCTCCTCCGGGGCCACGGGCACGATATAGGCCTCGGCCCCCCATTCGAAACCCGCCACCCGGGTGAGCGCCGGGACCAGCTCCAGGTGCCAGTGGAAGTCTTCGGGAAAGGGCCCTTTAAGGGGCTCAAGGTGCAAAAAGAAATTGTAAGGAAGGTTGGGCACGATGCGGTTTAAGGCGCGAAGGAGATGAAGAAGAACTTCGGCAAATTCTAGGAGTTCTCTCTCCTCCAGGGTGTCGAAGGGCCGGCCGTGGGCCTTATGAAGGATCCAGGTCTCCAGAGGCTGTCTCGGGGCAAAGGCCGCAGCGGCCAGAAAATTTTCGCTCTCCAGAATCTTTCGGGGCTCCCGGCGCTCCTTTTCCACCATCTCGCAGAAAAGGCAACGGCCCTTACGGTGTCGAAATTCCTCAAGGCGGGCGAATTCCCGTTTTAGGAGTGGGGGAAGAAAGGGCAGGGCCAGGACCTGGCTGTGGCTGTGGCGTCGGGAGGCTCCGGCCCGGGCCCCGTGATTCTTGAAAAAGAGCCCGTAACGCCAGCCCTCGGCCTGAAAGGCCTCCTTTCGCTGCCGGAAGGCCTCCAGTACCCGGAGCACCTGGGAGGGAGAGAGCTCGGCGAGAGCCCTTTCATGTTCCGGGGTCTCGATAATGACTTCGTGTCGCCCCACCCCCGGAAGGACTACAAAGAGATCCGAAGGAGGAGGATCTGCTTTGCCGGGGACCAGGGCCGCAAACTTGTTGGGGACTACCCGCACGCTCCAGTCCCCTTCCGGACCTGTAAGGCGCAGGAGCTCCGGGGGGGTGAGATGTTCGTTCCCGGGGCAAAAGGGGCAGGGACCGGTCTCCGCCGTCTCCGGAAGGGGCTGAAAATCGTGAGGACGCCGCCCCCTTTCCGGGGCCACCAGGCTCAGGCGTCCACTCAGCGGGTCTTCCCGGATCTCGGGCAAGCTATTCCCCGCGGAGTTTTTCCATCTTCTCCTGCTCGCGTTTGCAACGGATACACAGGGTGGCCTCGGGGCGGGCCTCGAGGCGCTTCTCCTCGATTTCTCCCCCGCAGGCCTCACAGATGCCGTAGGAGCCCTCTTCGATCTTCTGAAGGGCCTTCTCTATCTTGCGCAAAAGCTTGCGTTCTCGATCCCGCAGGCGGAGATCCAGCCCCAGGTCGCTTTCCATGGTGGCGATGTCCGTAGGGTCGGCCAGGTGTTCGGCTCCCCCCTCGAGATTATGGAAGGCCCGATCGGCCTCAGCGATAAGACGTTGTTTTTTTTCGAGGAGGAGTTTTTTGAAGTGTTCAAGCTTTTTGGGATCCATGCAAGCCTCCTTCCAGGATCACTTCTCCGCTCTTGCCCCCGCTTTTTCTTACCAAGCGAATATCCGTTATGCGTACCCCCTTGTCAATCCCCTTGCACATGTCGTAGACCGTAAGGGCGGCCACTGCCACCGCGGTGAGGGCCTCCATTTCTACACCGGTCTGGGCCACGGTTTTGGCCCGGGCCTCGATCTCCAGGGCCTGATCCTCTTCGTTCAATTCAAACTGGATTTCCACCTTGGAAAGGGGCAGGGGATGACAAAGGGGGATGAGTTCCGGGGTACGCTTGGCCGCAAGGATGCCCGCAATGCGGGCTGCGCCAAAGAGGTCTCCTTTGGGAAGGTTGCGCTCGCGCACCAGAGGGAAGACCTTTTCTCCCAGGATAACCCGTCCCCGAGCCACGGCCTCCCGAGCCGTAGGGGGCTTTTCCGAAACATCCACCATACGGGCCGTGCCATCGGGATTAAGGTGAGTGAACTCCATGGCTACTCCTTAAAGATCTTGCGCCAGAACCCGGACTTTTTGCGACTTTTTACCTGCGGGCCCTCGCTTTTTTCCAGCTCGGAAAACCGCCGCAGGAGTTCCTCCTGTTCCCGGTTGACCCGGGAGGGGAGTCGAACTTCGATTTCTACCAGGAGATCCCCGGGCTCACCCCCACGGGGGTCCGGAAGCCCTTTGCCCTTCAGAAGAAGGCGATCGCCGGGCTGGGTCCCCCGGGGGATCTCGATGGGAATGGTCTCACCGGAAAGATGTTGGACCTCGGTGCGGGCCCCTAAGATGGCGTCTACCACCCCGATCACTAAAGTAAGAACGAGGTTCTTGCCCTCCCGGCGGAAATAGGCATGGGGCTTGGTGCGGATCTTGAGGTAGAGGTCTCCGGGAGGCCCGCCGTAGAGGCCGGCTTCCCCCTCCCCGGGCACCCGAATGACGGAGCCCTCTTCTACTCCAGGGGGAATTTTCACCCGCAGGCGCCTCTTGCCCCACACCCGCCCCTCTCCATGGCACCGGGGGCAGGGATCAGAGATCAGGGTCCCCATCCCTTGACAGTGAGGACAGGTGGTGGTTAAGCGGAAAAAGCCTTCGGAGTGGACCACATGCCCCCGTCCTTTGCAGACCGGGCAGTACCGCGGCCCGGCCCCCGGGGCTAGCCCCGAACCTCCACACTCCTCGCACCGCAGATAC
This portion of the Thermosulfurimonas marina genome encodes:
- the rsmG gene encoding 16S rRNA (guanine(527)-N(7))-methyltransferase RsmG gives rise to the protein MTEEAFWREARRLVPGLGPPVLEKLLLYADLLQEMAHPLGLLGTATRGEILAKHLLDSLVLVPHLPPTGKIADLGSGAGLPGLVLKIVRPDLEVWLVEPRRRAVSFLEYAAARLGLSAVKILRARAEDPEVPRAHFEAVTARAVSELIQLWSLAEPLLLPQGRLLALKAAGKLDRELQTFKKAFPGVHLQTHPYRLPGRQKGVVVEVFKGSPN
- the moaC gene encoding cyclic pyranopterin monophosphate synthase MoaC gives rise to the protein MEFTHLNPDGTARMVDVSEKPPTAREAVARGRVILGEKVFPLVRERNLPKGDLFGAARIAGILAAKRTPELIPLCHPLPLSKVEIQFELNEEDQALEIEARAKTVAQTGVEMEALTAVAVAALTVYDMCKGIDKGVRITDIRLVRKSGGKSGEVILEGGLHGSQKA
- a CDS encoding galactose-1-phosphate uridylyltransferase is translated as MPEIREDPLSGRLSLVAPERGRRPHDFQPLPETAETGPCPFCPGNEHLTPPELLRLTGPEGDWSVRVVPNKFAALVPGKADPPPSDLFVVLPGVGRHEVIIETPEHERALAELSPSQVLRVLEAFRQRKEAFQAEGWRYGLFFKNHGARAGASRRHSHSQVLALPFLPPLLKREFARLEEFRHRKGRCLFCEMVEKERREPRKILESENFLAAAAFAPRQPLETWILHKAHGRPFDTLEERELLEFAEVLLHLLRALNRIVPNLPYNFFLHLEPLKGPFPEDFHWHLELVPALTRVAGFEWGAEAYIVPVAPEEAAAWLREA
- the dnaJ gene encoding molecular chaperone DnaJ, with product MKKDYYALLGVPRNATQEEIKRAYRRLALKYHPDRNPGDPEAEERFKEISEAYEVLSDPEKRAIYDAQGHAGLHQRGFRGFEDVEDIFSAFSDLFEEFFGFSFRERSPGRKPRAGADLSYEVSLSLEEVYHGKEVEITLEKYLRCEECGGSGLAPGAGPRYCPVCKGRGHVVHSEGFFRLTTTCPHCQGMGTLISDPCPRCHGEGRVWGKRRLRVKIPPGVEEGSVIRVPGEGEAGLYGGPPGDLYLKIRTKPHAYFRREGKNLVLTLVIGVVDAILGARTEVQHLSGETIPIEIPRGTQPGDRLLLKGKGLPDPRGGEPGDLLVEIEVRLPSRVNREQEELLRRFSELEKSEGPQVKSRKKSGFWRKIFKE
- a CDS encoding lipopolysaccharide kinase InaA family protein; the encoded protein is MFSFWEKKIFEIVPGWREKLAGCGLERFEAFWGEVGRPFKVKPDREIRLLEVRGQSLFLKRYFRFGALEFVCGAEREWWAVKELSRRGFSVPEPVAFGLERGLRPRRAFSLLSAAPGRRLEDLFREEPEVALRLAWPLAAFAARFHALGFSHQDFYLCHLFFDGRRFFLIDLQRLRQSEGLRFRWIIKDLAELFYSAREVLGESSAEFEKRFLSEYGRFHPWLESPKMLKRLEGKIRKIAAHDAKLKARQKIRLRAV
- the dksA gene encoding RNA polymerase-binding protein DksA, with the protein product MDPKKLEHFKKLLLEKKQRLIAEADRAFHNLEGGAEHLADPTDIATMESDLGLDLRLRDRERKLLRKIEKALQKIEEGSYGICEACGGEIEEKRLEARPEATLCIRCKREQEKMEKLRGE